The following are from one region of the Escherichia sp. E4742 genome:
- the yedE gene encoding selenium metabolism membrane protein YedE/FdhT, translated as MSWQQFKQAWLIKFWAPIPAVIAAGILSTYYFGITGTFWAVTGEFTRWGGQLLQLFGVHAEEWGYFKIIHLEGSPLTRIDGMMILGMFGGCFAAALWANNVKLRMPRSRIRIMQAIIGGIIAGFGARLAMGCNLAAFFTGIPQFSLHAWFFAIATAIGSWFGARFTLLPVFRIPVKMQKVSAASPLTQKPDQARRRFRLGMLVFFGMLGWALLTAMNQPKLGLAMLFGVGFGLLIERAQICFTSAFRDMWITGRTHMAKAIIFGMAVSAIGIFSYVQLGVEPKIMWAGPNAVIGGLLFGFGIVLAGGCETGWMYRAVEGQVHYWWVGLGNVIGSTILAYYWDDFAPALATDWDKINLLKTFGPMGGLLVTYLLLFAALMLIIGWEKRFFRRAAPQTAKEIA; from the coding sequence ATGTCATGGCAGCAATTCAAACAAGCCTGGTTGATTAAATTCTGGGCGCCAATCCCTGCGGTCATCGCGGCGGGCATTCTCTCCACTTACTATTTTGGCATTACCGGCACCTTTTGGGCAGTTACGGGTGAATTTACCCGCTGGGGCGGCCAGCTCCTGCAACTGTTTGGCGTCCATGCTGAAGAGTGGGGCTATTTTAAAATTATCCATCTGGAAGGATCGCCATTAACCCGCATTGACGGGATGATGATTCTCGGTATGTTCGGCGGCTGTTTTGCCGCGGCATTATGGGCCAACAACGTCAAACTGCGCATGCCGCGTAGCCGTATCCGCATTATGCAGGCCATTATTGGCGGGATTATTGCTGGTTTTGGTGCACGTCTGGCGATGGGCTGTAACCTGGCGGCGTTCTTTACCGGCATTCCTCAGTTCTCGCTGCACGCCTGGTTCTTTGCCATCGCCACCGCCATCGGCTCATGGTTTGGCGCGCGCTTTACCCTGCTGCCTGTTTTTCGTATCCCCGTGAAAATGCAGAAAGTCTCTGCCGCCTCACCGTTGACGCAGAAACCAGATCAGGCGCGGCGCCGTTTTCGTCTCGGGATGCTGGTCTTTTTCGGCATGCTGGGCTGGGCGCTGCTGACGGCGATGAACCAACCAAAGCTGGGGCTGGCGATGCTGTTTGGCGTCGGCTTTGGCTTACTGATAGAACGTGCACAAATCTGCTTTACTTCGGCGTTCCGCGACATGTGGATCACCGGACGAACCCACATGGCGAAAGCGATCATTTTCGGTATGGCGGTAAGTGCCATCGGGATTTTCAGTTATGTACAGTTAGGCGTAGAACCTAAAATCATGTGGGCGGGTCCGAACGCGGTAATTGGTGGATTACTGTTTGGTTTTGGTATTGTGCTGGCGGGCGGCTGCGAAACGGGGTGGATGTACCGCGCGGTGGAAGGCCAGGTGCATTACTGGTGGGTCGGTCTGGGCAACGTTATTGGCTCCACGATTCTGGCATATTACTGGGATGATTTCGCCCCGGCACTGGCAACCGACTGGGACAAAATCAACCTGCTAAAAACCTTTGGTCCAATGGGCGGCCTGCTGGTGACATATTTACTATTGTTCGCTGCGCTGATGCTGATTATCGGCTGGGAAAAACGCTTCTTCCGCCGTGCGGCGCCGCAGACAGCTAAGGAGATCGCATGA
- the yedF gene encoding sulfurtransferase-like selenium metabolism protein YedF, translating into MKNIVPDYRLDMVGEPCPYPAVATLEAMPQLKKGEILEVVSDCPQSINNIPLDARNHGYTVLDIQQDGPTIRYLIQK; encoded by the coding sequence ATGAAAAATATCGTTCCTGATTACCGTCTTGATATGGTGGGCGAGCCCTGCCCTTACCCTGCGGTTGCAACCCTTGAGGCGATGCCGCAGTTAAAAAAAGGCGAGATCCTCGAAGTGGTCAGCGATTGTCCACAGTCGATTAACAATATTCCGCTGGATGCGCGTAATCACGGCTATACGGTACTGGATATTCAGCAAGACGGGCCGACCATTCGTTATTTAATTCAGAAGTAA
- a CDS encoding DUF1398 domain-containing protein: protein MDQVAIFQKMFEQVRTELNFSWFYTELKRHHIAHYIYYLATDNIRIVTHDDNVLLIRGSRGLLKVSATKDPEQVKKAARTHISRQSTFREYCKTLAQAGVFRWVTDVGDNKRRYYSIDNTLLYIEDIENNKPLI from the coding sequence ATGGATCAGGTTGCTATTTTTCAAAAGATGTTTGAGCAAGTGAGAACGGAGCTAAATTTTTCCTGGTTTTATACTGAGTTAAAACGTCATCATATTGCACATTATATTTACTATCTTGCCACAGATAACATCAGGATCGTCACGCACGATGACAATGTTTTGTTAATAAGAGGAAGCAGAGGTCTATTAAAAGTCAGTGCCACCAAGGATCCTGAGCAAGTCAAAAAAGCAGCCCGAACTCACATTTCAAGACAGTCTACATTTCGGGAATATTGTAAAACGCTTGCACAGGCTGGTGTTTTCCGATGGGTTACTGACGTTGGTGATAATAAGCGGCGTTACTATTCTATCGATAATACACTCTTATATATTGAAGATATCGAGAACAACAAACCACTTATTTAG
- a CDS encoding GNAT family N-acetyltransferase gives MFTVKTDDLSHPAVQALVNYHISGMQEQSPPESIHALDVQKLRDPAVTFWSAWEGARLAGIGALKLLDDEHGELKSMRTAPDFLRRGVANLILRHILQVAHDRRLHRLSLETGTHAGFTACHQLYLKHGFIACEPFADYKPDPNSRFMTLNLYENHQLP, from the coding sequence ATGTTCACTGTCAAAACAGATGATCTCTCCCATCCTGCAGTACAAGCATTAGTGAATTACCATATTTCCGGTATGCAGGAACAATCTCCACCAGAAAGCATCCATGCTTTGGACGTACAAAAACTACGTGATCCGGCAGTGACATTCTGGTCAGCATGGGAAGGAGCTCGACTCGCCGGAATTGGCGCGCTGAAGTTGCTGGATGATGAACATGGCGAGTTGAAATCAATGCGTACTGCGCCAGACTTTTTACGTCGTGGAGTTGCAAATCTGATTTTACGGCATATTTTGCAGGTTGCACATGACAGACGCCTTCATCGCCTGAGTTTAGAAACAGGAACACATGCTGGGTTTACGGCCTGCCATCAACTTTATCTCAAACATGGCTTCATTGCCTGCGAGCCCTTTGCTGATTATAAACCGGATCCAAATAGCCGTTTTATGACCTTGAACTTATATGAAAATCATCAATTGCCATGA
- a CDS encoding LEM-3-like GIY-YIG domain-containing protein: MDITEFPSGVIEHLGWYVYRLIDPRDGSTFYVGKGKNNRVFAHMRGEVAADDNDELLSNKLKQIREIRLAGLEVIHVIHRHGMTNEKTAYEVEAALIDAYPGLTNIMSGAGSNEFGAAHVKELIATYRPETIKFHHKALMISVNRSAKDSDLYDAVRFSWRVNISRASQAEIILATVRGIVRGVFIADKWLKSTRENFPTMKYWDEDPDFEATQGSRYGFLGRQAPPEIENIYLGKKIPDELRKKGAMSPVRYSPNF; encoded by the coding sequence ATGGATATTACTGAGTTTCCCTCTGGAGTAATTGAGCACCTTGGCTGGTATGTTTACCGATTGATTGATCCGAGGGACGGAAGCACCTTCTATGTTGGGAAAGGAAAAAATAATCGCGTATTTGCTCACATGCGCGGTGAAGTAGCAGCGGATGATAATGACGAGTTGCTTAGTAACAAGCTAAAGCAAATTAGAGAAATAAGGTTAGCCGGGCTTGAAGTTATCCATGTCATCCATCGACACGGTATGACTAATGAAAAGACAGCTTATGAGGTTGAAGCCGCGCTTATAGATGCCTACCCTGGTTTAACTAACATCATGAGTGGTGCTGGTAGCAACGAGTTTGGCGCAGCTCATGTCAAAGAATTAATAGCGACGTATCGCCCTGAAACTATCAAGTTCCATCATAAAGCATTGATGATTTCCGTAAACAGAAGCGCAAAAGACTCAGATCTCTATGATGCTGTTCGTTTTAGTTGGCGCGTGAATATTTCTCGGGCAAGCCAAGCGGAAATCATACTTGCGACTGTAAGGGGTATCGTTCGAGGAGTTTTCATTGCTGATAAATGGCTCAAATCAACGCGTGAAAATTTTCCTACGATGAAATATTGGGACGAAGACCCTGACTTTGAGGCAACACAAGGTTCTCGCTATGGCTTCCTCGGCAGACAAGCCCCACCGGAAATTGAGAATATTTATCTTGGAAAAAAAATACCAGATGAGTTAAGAAAAAAAGGAGCTATGTCTCCGGTTCGTTACTCGCCTAATTTTTGA
- a CDS encoding DNA polymerase III subunit theta, translated as MAASGVAYKERMNIPVIAEQVAREQPENLHTYFMERLRYWPALN; from the coding sequence CTGGCCGCCAGCGGCGTTGCCTACAAAGAGCGGATGAATATACCGGTAATTGCAGAACAGGTAGCCCGTGAGCAACCGGAGAACTTGCACACCTATTTCATGGAACGGCTACGATACTGGCCGGCGTTGAATTAA
- a CDS encoding excisionase family protein: MSEVNLIVPNDWVTEQKLIEITGLRPGTIERARKQSWLVGREYLHVAPDGIPKENSECMYNRKAIDQWVESMSKKQPGARR; encoded by the coding sequence ATGAGCGAAGTTAACTTAATTGTGCCCAACGACTGGGTGACAGAGCAAAAACTGATCGAAATTACAGGTTTACGCCCAGGAACCATAGAGAGAGCACGTAAACAATCCTGGCTTGTTGGTCGTGAATATCTCCATGTTGCACCGGACGGTATTCCAAAAGAAAACAGCGAATGCATGTATAACCGCAAGGCTATCGACCAGTGGGTTGAAAGTATGTCAAAAAAACAGCCTGGTGCGCGTCGATGA
- a CDS encoding tyrosine-type recombinase/integrase, which produces MAKTAYPTGVENHGGSLRIWFMYKGTRVRESLGVPDTPKNRKIAGELRASVCFSIKTGNFDYAAQFPDSSNLRKFGAESKEITVADLAVKWLDLKKLEISTNAMGRYSSIVRNMVPRIGGNRLASSVTQEELLFIRKDLLTGYHVLKRGQKTPIKGRSVPTVNNYMNTMAGMFQFAADSGYIKENPFAAISQLKRSRTEPDPLTRDEFVRLINAFKHQQLKNMWSLAVYTGVRHGELVSLAWEDIDLKAGTMTIRRNHTLTKEFTLPKTEAGTNRVINLIQPAIDVLKNQAEMTRLGKQYQVEVKLREYGRTEMHPCTFVFNPQIVTRNGLAGYHYAVGSINQSWETAMRRAGIRYRKAYQSRHTYACWSLTAGANPNFIAKQMGHSDAQMVYRVYGSWMAENNQDQVSILNQKLSEFAPSMPHAVGSDVIKQA; this is translated from the coding sequence ATGGCTAAGACAGCATACCCAACAGGCGTTGAGAACCATGGCGGATCACTCCGCATATGGTTCATGTATAAAGGCACACGAGTACGGGAAAGTCTCGGTGTGCCGGATACACCAAAAAACAGGAAAATAGCTGGCGAGCTACGAGCGTCTGTTTGTTTTTCCATTAAGACGGGTAATTTCGACTACGCCGCACAGTTTCCGGACTCTTCCAACCTGAGAAAATTTGGTGCGGAAAGTAAGGAAATTACCGTCGCAGACCTGGCTGTGAAATGGCTGGATCTGAAAAAGCTGGAAATCAGTACCAATGCGATGGGGCGTTACAGCTCCATTGTAAGAAATATGGTTCCCCGAATCGGAGGCAACAGACTTGCATCTTCTGTGACTCAGGAAGAACTGCTGTTCATACGAAAGGATTTGCTGACCGGATATCATGTTCTGAAACGAGGGCAAAAAACACCCATTAAGGGACGTTCCGTGCCGACAGTTAATAACTACATGAACACCATGGCGGGGATGTTTCAGTTCGCAGCCGACAGCGGATACATCAAAGAAAATCCGTTTGCAGCCATTTCGCAACTGAAGAGATCACGAACGGAACCTGATCCGTTAACCCGTGATGAGTTTGTCAGGTTGATTAACGCATTTAAGCATCAGCAATTAAAAAATATGTGGTCACTGGCTGTTTATACGGGAGTTCGCCACGGAGAGTTGGTTTCTCTGGCATGGGAAGATATAGACCTGAAGGCTGGGACAATGACGATCAGAAGAAACCACACATTAACGAAAGAGTTCACTCTTCCAAAAACCGAAGCGGGAACAAACCGTGTTATCAACCTTATTCAACCAGCAATAGACGTGCTTAAGAATCAGGCTGAAATGACTCGGCTTGGTAAGCAGTATCAGGTTGAAGTGAAACTTCGTGAGTATGGTCGAACTGAAATGCATCCGTGCACTTTTGTTTTCAATCCACAAATCGTTACGCGTAATGGCCTTGCCGGGTATCATTATGCAGTTGGGTCGATTAATCAGTCATGGGAAACTGCAATGCGACGCGCCGGGATTCGCTACCGCAAAGCATATCAGTCCAGGCACACTTATGCATGTTGGTCTTTGACCGCTGGAGCTAACCCTAACTTCATCGCGAAGCAAATGGGACACTCTGATGCTCAGATGGTTTATCGCGTTTACGGATCGTGGATGGCAGAAAACAATCAGGATCAGGTATCCATTTTAAACCAGAAATTGAGTGAGTTTGCCCCATCCATGCCCCACGCTGTGGGATCGGATGTAATTAAACAAGCATAG
- the fliE gene encoding flagellar hook-basal body complex protein FliE, translated as MSAIQGIEGVISQLQATAMSARAQESLPQPGISFAGQLHAALDRISDTQTAARTQAEKFTLGEPGVALNDVMTDMQKASVSMQMGIQVRNKLVAAYQEMMSMQV; from the coding sequence ATGTCAGCCATACAGGGGATTGAAGGGGTTATCAGCCAGTTACAGGCTACGGCGATGAGTGCCCGTGCGCAGGAATCACTACCACAACCTGGCATCAGTTTTGCCGGACAACTTCATGCCGCGCTCGATCGTATAAGTGATACGCAAACCGCCGCCCGCACCCAGGCAGAAAAATTCACCCTCGGCGAACCCGGCGTGGCGCTAAACGATGTTATGACCGATATGCAAAAAGCGTCGGTTTCGATGCAAATGGGGATTCAGGTGCGTAATAAGCTGGTGGCGGCGTACCAGGAAATGATGTCCATGCAGGTGTAG
- the fliF gene encoding flagellar basal-body MS-ring/collar protein FliF — MNTTAAQTKSLEWLNRLRANPRIPLIIAGSAAVAVIVALVLWAKAPDYRTLFSNLSDQDGGAIVSQLTQMNIPYRFSEASGAIEVPADKVHELRLRLAQQGLPKGGAVGFELLDQEKFGISQFSEQVNYQRALEGELSRTIETIGPVKGARVHLAMPKPSLFVREQKSPSASVTVNLLPGRALDEGQISAVVHLVSSAVAGLPPGNVTLVDQGGHLLTQSNTSGRDLNDVQLKYTSDVEGRIQRRIEAILSPIVGNGNIHAQVTAQLDFASKEQTEEQYRPNGNESQAALRSRQLNESEQSGSGYPGGVPGALSNQPAPANNAPISTPPANQNNRQQQTSTTSNSGPRSTQRNETSNYEVDRTIRHTKMNVGDVQRLSVAVVVNYKTLPDGKPLPLSAEQMKQIDDLTREAMGFSEKRGDSLNVVNSPFTSSDESGGELPFWQQQAFIDQLLAAGRWLLVILVAWLLWRKAVRPQLIRRAEVVKAVQQQTQTRQETEDAVEVRLSKDEQLQQRRANQRLGAEVMSQRIRDMSDNDPRVVALVIRQWINNDHE, encoded by the coding sequence ATGAATACGACTGCAGCCCAGACAAAATCTCTTGAGTGGCTTAATCGCCTACGCGCGAATCCGAGAATCCCTTTGATTATTGCTGGTTCCGCTGCAGTGGCAGTGATAGTCGCGTTAGTTCTATGGGCAAAAGCCCCTGATTACCGCACGTTATTCAGCAACCTTTCCGATCAGGATGGTGGCGCGATCGTCAGCCAACTGACGCAGATGAACATCCCTTACCGCTTTAGTGAAGCCAGTGGTGCAATTGAAGTTCCGGCGGATAAGGTTCACGAATTGCGTCTGCGTCTGGCGCAGCAAGGCTTACCTAAAGGAGGAGCGGTCGGCTTTGAACTGCTCGATCAGGAAAAGTTTGGTATCAGCCAGTTCAGCGAACAGGTGAATTATCAGCGAGCGCTGGAAGGCGAACTTTCTCGTACCATCGAAACTATCGGCCCGGTCAAAGGGGCGCGCGTGCATCTGGCGATGCCGAAACCGTCTTTATTTGTCCGTGAACAAAAATCCCCTTCCGCATCGGTGACTGTGAATTTATTGCCAGGACGTGCGCTGGATGAAGGGCAAATTAGCGCCGTTGTGCATCTGGTTTCCAGTGCAGTAGCTGGGCTGCCACCGGGTAACGTTACGCTGGTGGATCAAGGTGGGCATCTGTTAACCCAGTCCAACACCAGCGGGCGCGATCTCAATGATGTTCAGTTGAAATATACCAGCGATGTCGAAGGCCGCATTCAGCGTCGTATCGAAGCAATTCTGTCGCCTATTGTCGGCAACGGCAATATTCATGCGCAAGTCACAGCGCAGCTGGATTTCGCCAGTAAAGAGCAAACAGAAGAGCAGTATCGCCCTAATGGCAATGAGTCACAGGCAGCACTTCGTTCCCGTCAACTGAATGAAAGCGAGCAAAGCGGTTCCGGTTATCCAGGCGGCGTGCCGGGGGCATTGTCTAATCAGCCCGCGCCTGCAAATAACGCGCCGATCAGTACGCCTCCGGCAAATCAAAACAATCGCCAACAACAGACGAGCACCACCAGCAATAGTGGGCCGCGCAGCACACAGCGTAATGAAACCAGCAACTACGAAGTCGATCGCACCATTCGTCATACCAAAATGAACGTCGGCGACGTGCAACGTCTGTCTGTCGCGGTAGTGGTGAATTACAAAACGCTGCCGGATGGCAAACCGTTGCCACTGAGCGCCGAACAGATGAAACAAATTGATGATCTGACCCGCGAGGCAATGGGCTTTTCGGAAAAACGCGGTGATTCGCTCAATGTCGTCAACTCGCCGTTTACCAGTAGTGATGAAAGTGGCGGTGAGTTGCCGTTCTGGCAACAACAAGCGTTTATCGATCAGTTACTGGCTGCCGGACGCTGGTTGCTGGTGATACTGGTGGCGTGGCTGCTGTGGCGTAAAGCGGTGCGTCCGCAATTAATCCGCCGCGCTGAGGTGGTGAAAGCCGTTCAGCAACAGACACAAACTCGCCAGGAGACGGAAGATGCAGTGGAAGTACGCCTGAGCAAAGACGAACAACTGCAACAACGCCGCGCTAACCAACGTCTGGGGGCTGAGGTAATGAGCCAGCGCATCCGCGACATGTCTGATAACGATCCGCGCGTAGTGGCGCTGGTCATTCGCCAGTGGATAAATAACGATCATGAGTAA
- the fliG gene encoding flagellar motor switch protein FliG, translated as MSNLTGTDKSVILLMTIGEDRAAEVFKHLSQREVQTLSAAMANVSQISNKQLTEVLAEFEQEAEQFAALNINANDYLRSVLVKALGEERAASLLEDILETRDTASGIETLNFMEPQSAADLIRDEHPQIIATILVHLKRAQAADILALFDERLRHDVMLRIATFGGVQPAALAELTEVLNGLLDGQNLKRSKMGGVRTAAEIINLMKTQQEEAVITAVREFDGELAQKIIDEMFLFENLVDVDDRSIQRLLQEVDSESLLIALKGAEQPLREKFLRNMSQRAADILRDDLANRGPVRLSQVENEQKAILLIVRRLAETGEMVIGSGEDTYV; from the coding sequence ATGAGTAACCTGACAGGCACCGATAAAAGCGTCATTCTGCTGATGACCATTGGAGAAGACCGGGCGGCAGAGGTATTCAAGCACCTGTCCCAACGAGAAGTGCAAACCCTGAGCGCGGCAATGGCGAACGTCTCGCAGATCTCCAACAAACAATTAACTGAAGTACTGGCAGAGTTTGAACAAGAAGCCGAACAGTTTGCCGCACTGAATATTAACGCCAATGATTATCTGCGTTCAGTGCTGGTCAAAGCGCTGGGCGAAGAGCGTGCCGCCAGCCTGCTGGAAGATATTCTCGAAACCCGCGACACTGCCAGCGGTATTGAAACGCTCAACTTTATGGAGCCGCAGAGCGCCGCCGATCTGATTCGCGATGAACATCCGCAGATTATCGCCACCATTCTGGTGCATCTGAAACGCGCTCAAGCCGCCGATATTCTGGCGTTGTTCGATGAACGTCTGCGCCACGACGTGATGCTACGTATCGCTACCTTTGGCGGCGTACAACCTGCCGCGCTGGCTGAGCTGACAGAAGTGCTGAATGGCCTGCTCGATGGCCAGAATCTCAAACGCAGCAAAATGGGCGGCGTGAGAACAGCAGCCGAAATTATCAACCTGATGAAAACTCAGCAGGAAGAAGCGGTTATTACCGCCGTGCGTGAATTTGACGGCGAACTGGCGCAGAAAATCATCGACGAGATGTTCCTGTTCGAAAATCTGGTGGATGTCGACGATCGCAGCATCCAGCGTCTGTTGCAGGAAGTGGATTCCGAATCGTTACTGATCGCGCTGAAAGGGGCCGAGCAGCCGCTACGCGAAAAATTCCTGCGCAATATGTCGCAACGTGCCGCCGATATTCTGCGCGACGATCTCGCCAACCGTGGTCCGGTGCGTCTGTCGCAGGTGGAAAACGAACAGAAAGCGATTCTGCTGATTGTGCGCCGCCTTGCCGAAACCGGCGAGATGGTGATTGGCAGCGGCGAGGATACCTATGTCTGA
- the fliH gene encoding flagellar assembly protein FliH: protein MSDTLPWKTWTPDDLAPPQAEFVPLMEPEETVTEEAEPSLEQQLAQLQMQAHEQGYQAGIAEGRQQGHDQGYQEGIAQGLEQGLAQAKSQQAPIHARMQQLVSEFQTTLDALDSVIASRLMQMALEAARQVIGQTPTVDNSALIKQIQQLLQQEPLFSGKPQLRVHPDDLQRVDEMLGATLSLHGWRLRGDPTLHPGGCKVSADEGDLDASVATRWQELCRLAAPGVV from the coding sequence ATGTCTGATACTCTGCCGTGGAAAACCTGGACACCGGACGATCTCGCGCCACCACAGGCAGAGTTTGTGCCACTGATGGAGCCAGAAGAAACCGTCACTGAAGAGGCCGAACCCAGCCTTGAGCAACAACTGGCGCAACTGCAAATGCAGGCCCATGAGCAAGGTTATCAGGCGGGAATTGCCGAAGGTCGCCAGCAAGGCCACGACCAGGGCTATCAGGAAGGGATCGCCCAGGGGCTGGAACAAGGACTGGCGCAAGCGAAATCCCAGCAAGCGCCGATTCATGCCCGGATGCAGCAATTGGTCAGCGAGTTTCAGACCACCCTTGACGCGCTGGACAGTGTGATTGCTTCACGCCTGATGCAGATGGCGCTGGAGGCAGCGCGTCAGGTGATCGGCCAGACGCCAACGGTGGACAACTCGGCGCTGATTAAACAGATCCAACAGTTGTTACAGCAAGAACCGTTATTCAGCGGCAAACCGCAGCTACGCGTGCATCCGGATGATCTACAACGTGTTGATGAGATGCTTGGCGCAACGTTAAGTTTGCATGGCTGGCGCTTGCGCGGCGATCCGACACTCCATCCTGGCGGCTGTAAAGTCTCCGCCGATGAAGGCGATCTCGACGCCAGTGTCGCCACTCGCTGGCAAGAACTCTGCCGTCTGGCAGCGCCAGGAGTGGTGTAA
- the fliI gene encoding flagellar protein export ATPase FliI, which yields MTTRLTRWLTTLDNFEAKMAQLPAVRRYGRLTRATGLVLEATGLQLPLGATCVIERQNGTETHEVESEVVGFNGQRLFLMPLEEVEGVLPGARVYAKNISGDGLQSGKQLPLGPALLGRVLDGSGKPLDGLPSPDTTETGALITPPFNPLQRTPIEHVLDTGVRPINALLTVGRGQRMGLFAGSGVGKSVLLGMMARYTRADVIVVGLIGERGREVKDFIENILGAEGRARSVVIAAPADVSPLLRMQGAAYATRIAEDFRDRGQHVLLIMDSLTRYAMAQREIALAIGEPPATKGYPPSVFAKLPALVERAGNGISGGGSITAFYTVLTEGDDQQDPIADSARAILDGHIVLSRRLAEAGHYPAIDIEASISRAMTALISKQHYARVRTFKQLLSSFQRNRDLVSVGAYAKGSDPMLDKAIALWPQLEGYLQQGIFERADWEDSLQGLERIFPTV from the coding sequence ATGACCACGCGGCTGACTCGCTGGCTAACCACGCTGGATAACTTCGAAGCCAAAATGGCGCAGTTGCCTGCGGTGCGTCGCTACGGGCGATTAACCCGCGCCACCGGGCTGGTGCTGGAAGCCACCGGATTGCAACTGCCGCTCGGCGCTACCTGTGTCATTGAACGTCAGAACGGCACTGAAACGCACGAAGTAGAAAGCGAAGTGGTTGGCTTTAACGGTCAACGGCTGTTTTTAATGCCGCTGGAGGAAGTGGAAGGCGTACTACCCGGCGCGCGCGTTTATGCCAAAAATATCTCCGGCGACGGCCTGCAAAGCGGCAAGCAGCTTCCACTTGGTCCGGCGTTATTAGGTCGCGTTCTGGACGGCAGCGGTAAACCGCTCGATGGTCTGCCCTCCCCCGATACGACTGAAACTGGCGCCCTGATTACCCCGCCGTTTAACCCGTTGCAACGTACACCGATTGAGCATGTGCTGGATACGGGCGTGCGCCCAATTAATGCCCTGCTTACCGTTGGGCGCGGGCAGCGTATGGGGCTGTTTGCCGGTTCCGGCGTCGGTAAAAGTGTGCTGCTGGGAATGATGGCGCGCTACACCCGTGCCGATGTGATCGTCGTTGGTTTGATTGGTGAACGTGGGCGAGAAGTAAAAGATTTTATTGAAAATATTCTCGGTGCCGAAGGGCGTGCGCGCTCCGTGGTGATTGCCGCTCCGGCGGATGTTTCTCCGCTCCTGCGAATGCAGGGTGCCGCCTATGCCACGCGCATTGCCGAAGATTTTCGCGATCGTGGCCAGCATGTGTTGCTGATTATGGACTCTCTCACCCGCTACGCGATGGCCCAGCGTGAGATTGCACTAGCCATTGGCGAACCGCCTGCCACCAAAGGCTATCCGCCGTCGGTATTCGCCAAATTACCGGCGCTGGTCGAACGTGCCGGAAACGGCATCAGCGGCGGCGGCTCGATTACCGCGTTTTATACCGTGCTCACCGAAGGCGATGACCAGCAGGATCCGATTGCCGACTCCGCGCGGGCGATCCTCGACGGTCACATCGTGCTGTCTCGCCGTCTGGCAGAAGCCGGGCACTATCCGGCGATTGATATTGAAGCCTCAATCAGCCGTGCAATGACGGCGTTGATCAGCAAACAACATTACGCGCGGGTACGCACATTCAAGCAGCTGTTGTCGAGTTTTCAACGTAACCGCGATCTGGTCAGCGTCGGCGCGTATGCCAAAGGCAGCGATCCAATGCTCGATAAAGCTATCGCCTTGTGGCCGCAGCTGGAGGGCTATTTGCAACAAGGCATTTTTGAACGCGCGGACTGGGAAGACTCTCTCCAGGGACTGGAACGTATTTTTCCGACTGTGTGA
- the fliJ gene encoding flagellar export protein FliJ yields the protein MAEHGALATLKDLAEKEVDNAARLLGEMRRGCQQAEEQLKMLIDYQNEYRSNLNSDMSTGMTSNRWINYQQFIQTLEKAITQHRQQLNQWTQKVDIALNSWREKKQRLQAWQTLQERQSTAALLAENRLDQKKMDEFAQRAAMRKTE from the coding sequence ATGGCAGAACATGGCGCCCTGGCGACCCTGAAAGATCTGGCAGAAAAAGAGGTGGATAATGCGGCCCGCCTGCTGGGTGAAATGCGTCGCGGATGTCAGCAGGCGGAAGAACAACTCAAAATGCTGATCGATTATCAAAACGAATATCGCAGCAACCTGAACAGCGATATGAGTACAGGCATGACTAGTAATCGCTGGATCAACTATCAGCAGTTCATTCAGACGCTGGAAAAAGCCATTACCCAGCACCGCCAGCAGCTTAATCAGTGGACGCAGAAAGTTGACATTGCCCTCAACAGCTGGCGAGAAAAGAAACAACGTTTGCAAGCCTGGCAGACCCTCCAGGAACGGCAATCCACGGCGGCACTGCTTGCAGAAAACCGCCTCGATCAGAAAAAGATGGATGAGTTCGCACAGCGCGCCGCCATGAGGAAAACTGAATGA